A single Plasmodium yoelii strain 17X genome assembly, chromosome: 10 DNA region contains:
- a CDS encoding translocation associated membrane protein, putative — MNNHYLHTLDEYAENIKNNNYLGLTSFNSKLSEWTILITVLGFIFMIILRYFVAGIHTKLIPKDSILYKYSRHSLLDKLNKKFDISKKGCIYKWKENFWFGLWHSFSLAYNIILLISMSGYLTNKDGWVKTCFKEPNGKCFFLVTEDEYNENKKGWPYMYLDNHVYYFYLIQLSFWSSCLFYLKYEIKRKDYYIFIMHHLATIILLLYSQVLNLWRAGLAVLFLHDIVDVGLYISKTINYSKPEYQKLLTFFYSFFVLSFFFFRIILFLFYIVIPVSNINTIKSYTDGFINSHNDVPTGYVPVIFLWVLMAMHFYWFYLILKMTRIYIVKAWKSSKSDIVDIRSDNEDEDDEGEGKEPQK, encoded by the exons ATGAATAACCATTATCTGCATACCCTAGACGAATATGCtgaaaatatcaaaaataataattactTAGGATTGACTTCATTCAACTCCAAGTTGTCAGAATGGACTATACTAATTACTGTATTAggttttatatttatgatcATACTCCGTTATTTCGTTGCGGGCATACATACTAAATTAATACCGAAGGATAGtattttgtataaatattCGAGACATTCATTATTGGATaaactaaataaaaaatttgatatatctaaaaaaggttgtatatataaatggaaAGAAAACTTTTGGTTTGGGTTATGGCACAGTTTTTCTCTcgcatataatattattttattgataTCAATGTCTGGATACTTAACTAATAAAGATGGATGGGTTAAAACTTGTTTTAAGGAACCTAATggaaaatgtttttttttagttacaGAAGatgaatataatgaaaataaaaaaggatgGCCATATATGTATCTAGATAAtcatgtttattatttttatttaatacagCTTTCTTTTTGGTCATCATGCCTTTTTTAtctaaaatatgaaataaaaagaaaagactattatatatttataatgcaCCATTTAGCaactataatattattattatattcacaaGTTCTTAATTTATGGAGAGCTGGATTAGCAGTATTATTTCTTCATGATATAGTTGATGTTGGACTTTATATTTCTAAAACTATAAATTACTCAAAGCCAGAATATCAAAAACTAttgacatttttttattcattttttgttttatctttctttttctttcgcattattttgtttttattttatattgttattcCTGTAAGTAATATTAATACGATCAAGTCATATACTGATGGATTTATTAATTCACATAATGATGTTCCGACTGGATATGTTCCAGTTATTTTTCTTTGGGTATTGATG GCAATGCATTTTTATtggttttatttaattttgaagATGACACGTATATATATTGTGAAAGCATGGa